One window of the Cryptomeria japonica chromosome 7, Sugi_1.0, whole genome shotgun sequence genome contains the following:
- the LOC131068942 gene encoding cellulose synthase A catalytic subunit 4 [UDP-forming] isoform X2 gives MEASSSGSTMDSNDTEVPWKERVETWKKNVKYSHLMRAETINGRSQRQKPDLIIETDVEPRQSLSSELPIKANIIYPYRLVIVLRLLIVGFFFYLRIKSPVKDAYGLWITAVICEIWLAVSWVLDQLPKWSPMNRQTYLQRLSSRYEKEGGEYSALASVDVFVSTEDPISEPPMMTANAILSVLAVDYPAEKVSCYLSDDGSAMVTFECLSETAEFARRWVPFCKEFNIEPRAPEAYFSQKIDYLKEKVRPSFVKKRREMKREYDEFKIRMNALVSKRQKTPEDGWMMQDGRPWPGNNPRDHPAMIQITLKGLDGIQGPMYLGTACVFRRQSLYGYAPPLISQKSSQSWRPWLFGRSKDTDRESPDTISNEMLTDTESFYQYESETAQLLGPFQNLEASLGQSPVFIASTLMDDGGLPDTTDPSSLIREAIHVITCTYEEKTQWGKEIGWIYGSVTDNVLTGMKMHARGWQSIYCVPSRPAFKENGAMNLADSLRQLLHWAHGSMEILLSKRCPLWYRLRSGQLNWLQRVAYINTVVYPLASIPLITYCFLPAVCLLTGKFIFPLLDEFGLIWIVGVLISMVACVFLELKWSHVEIEDWWRYQQFWVIGGTSAHFFAIFQGLLKVLTGMQFTAISTAHPKPKSKKLDEADDLKELYVFEWTNLLIIPTTLVIVNLLAVVAGISATFNSGYGEWGFLFKKLCFAFWVVVHLYPFLRGLLGRQNRTPTIVILWSVLLASIFSLLWIRVDPFLNKKDVSPFQRCTFDCS, from the exons ATGGAGGCGTCTAGTTCAGGAAGCACCATGGATTCCAATGACACAGAAGTTCCATGGAAAGAAAGAGTGGAGACCTGGAAGAAGAATGTAAAATACAGTCACTTGATGCGTGCAGAAACCATCAATGGAAGATCCCAGAGGCAGAAACCAGATCTCATCATTGAGAC AGACGTGGAACCCAGGCAGTCTCTCTCCTCTGAGCTACCCATTAAAGCGAACATAATTTATCCATACAGGCTTGTGATAGTTTTGCGTTTGTTAATTGTGGGATTCTTTTTTTACTTGAGGATAAAGAGCCCTGTGAAGGATGCATATGGCCTCTGGATTACTGCTGTTATTTGTGAAATCTGGTTGGCCGTATCATGGGTTCTAGACCAGTTGCCCAAGTGGTCTCCCATGAATCGCCAGACTTACCTCCAAAGATTATCTAGCAG GTATGAGAAAGAGGGCGGAGAGTACTCTGCGCTAGCAAGCGTGGATGTTTTTGTGAGCACGGAGGATCCAATAAGCGAGCCGCCAATGATGACTGCAAATGCTATTTTATCTGTGCTTGCTGTGGATTACCCTGCCGAAAAAGTTTCGTGCTATCTGTCGGACGATGGCTCGGCCATGGTTACGTTCGAGTGTTTGTCTGAGACTGCGGAATTTGCAAGGCGGTGGGTTCCCTTCTGCAAGGAATTCAACATCGAACCCAGAGCTCCTGAAGCTTATTTTTCCCAAAAGATTGATTATCTTAAAGAGAAGGTCAGACCTTCCTTTGTGAAAAAGCGCCGGGAAATGAAA AGAGAATATGACGAATTCAAAATTAGAATGAATGCTTTGGTGAGCAAACGACAGAAGACCCCAGAGGATGGGTGGATGATGCAGGATGGTAGGCCTTGGCCCGGGAACAATCCTCGCGACCACCCAGCAATGATTCAG ATAACATTGAAGGGGCTAGATGGTATTCAGGGGCCAATGTACTTAGGCACAGCATGTGTTTTCAGGAGGCAATCTCTCTATGGTTACGCCCCTCCCCTAATCAGCCAAAAATCTTCCCAATCATGGCGGCCCTGGTTGTTTGGCAGATCAAAGGACACTGATAGAGAAAGCCCAGATACCATCAGCAATGAAATGCTCACAGACACTGAAA GTTTTTACCAATACGAATCAGAGACTGCACAGCTGTTAggtccctttcaaaatttggaagcaTCTTTGGGGCAATCTCCAGTCTTCATCGCTTCAACTTTAATGGACGATGGTGGTCTTCCGGACACTACAGACCCTTCTTCGCTCATCAGAGAAGCCATCCATGTTATTACCTGTACATATGAAGAGAAAACCCAATGGGGAAAAGAG ATCGGTTGGATATACGGCTCTGTCACAGACAATGTCCTCACAGGAATGAAGATGCACGCCCGTGGCTGGCAATCCATATATTGTGTTCCTTCAAG GCCTGCATTCAAAGAAAATGGTGCTATGAATTTAGCAGACAGCCTGAGGCAACTGCTCCATTGGGCACATGGCTCCATGGAAATTCTTCTCAGCAAACGCTGCCCACTGTGGTACAGATTGAGATCTGGGCAACTTAATTGGCTTCAAAGAGTCGCCTACATCAACACAGTAGTTTACCCATTGGCTTCAATTCCACTCATCACCTACTGCTTTCTTCCTGCTGTTTGTCTCCTGACAGGAAAATTCATATTTCCACTG CTAGACGAATTTGGACTCATTTGGATCGTAGGTGTCCTTATCTCCATGGTGGCCTGTGTGTTCCTGGAGCTCAAATGGAGCCATGTGGAGATTGAAGACTGGTGGAGGTACCAACAGTTTTGGGTGATTGGAGGCACCTCTGCTCACTTTTTTGCAATATTCCAAGGCCTGCTAAAAGTATTAACAGGCATGCAGTTTACTGCCATATCTACTGCTCATCCAAAACCCAAGTCAAAAAAATTAGATGAGGCAGATGATCTCAAGGAACTCTATGTATTTGAATGGACTAATCTTCTTATCATTCCAACCACACTGGTGATAGTCAACCTTTTAGCTGTTGTAGCTGGAATTTCAGCCACATTTAACAGTGGATATGGTGAATGGGGATTCTTGTTTAAGAAGCTCTGCTTTGCATTCTGGGTTGTAGTACACTTGTACCCATTTCTGAGAGGCCTTTTGGGAAGACAGAATCGAACTCCTACTATAGTTATACTTTGGTCTGTTCTTCTGGCTTCTATTTTCTCGCTTTTGTGGATTAGGGTCGATCCATTTCTTAACAAGAAGGATGTTTCTCCTTTTCAACGATGTACTTTTGACTGCTCTTGA
- the LOC131068942 gene encoding cellulose synthase A catalytic subunit 4 [UDP-forming] isoform X1, with translation MEASSSGSTMDSNDTEVPWKERVETWKKNVKYSHLMRAETINGRSQRQKPDLIIETDVEPRQSLSSELPIKANIIYPYRLVIVLRLLIVGFFFYLRIKSPVKDAYGLWITAVICEIWLAVSWVLDQLPKWSPMNRQTYLQRLSSRYEKEGGEYSALASVDVFVSTEDPISEPPMMTANAILSVLAVDYPAEKVSCYLSDDGSAMVTFECLSETAEFARRWVPFCKEFNIEPRAPEAYFSQKIDYLKEKVRPSFVKKRREMKREYDEFKIRMNALVSKRQKTPEDGWMMQDGRPWPGNNPRDHPAMIQVFLGRTGALDITGHELPLLVYVSREKKPSFHHHDRPGAMNSLVRVSGVLTNSPYILNMDCMQYINNSQVLREAMCFMMDAPVGQNVSYVQFPLRFHAFDKQWNKYVNHNTVYYDITLKGLDGIQGPMYLGTACVFRRQSLYGYAPPLISQKSSQSWRPWLFGRSKDTDRESPDTISNEMLTDTESFYQYESETAQLLGPFQNLEASLGQSPVFIASTLMDDGGLPDTTDPSSLIREAIHVITCTYEEKTQWGKEIGWIYGSVTDNVLTGMKMHARGWQSIYCVPSRPAFKENGAMNLADSLRQLLHWAHGSMEILLSKRCPLWYRLRSGQLNWLQRVAYINTVVYPLASIPLITYCFLPAVCLLTGKFIFPLLDEFGLIWIVGVLISMVACVFLELKWSHVEIEDWWRYQQFWVIGGTSAHFFAIFQGLLKVLTGMQFTAISTAHPKPKSKKLDEADDLKELYVFEWTNLLIIPTTLVIVNLLAVVAGISATFNSGYGEWGFLFKKLCFAFWVVVHLYPFLRGLLGRQNRTPTIVILWSVLLASIFSLLWIRVDPFLNKKDVSPFQRCTFDCS, from the exons ATGGAGGCGTCTAGTTCAGGAAGCACCATGGATTCCAATGACACAGAAGTTCCATGGAAAGAAAGAGTGGAGACCTGGAAGAAGAATGTAAAATACAGTCACTTGATGCGTGCAGAAACCATCAATGGAAGATCCCAGAGGCAGAAACCAGATCTCATCATTGAGAC AGACGTGGAACCCAGGCAGTCTCTCTCCTCTGAGCTACCCATTAAAGCGAACATAATTTATCCATACAGGCTTGTGATAGTTTTGCGTTTGTTAATTGTGGGATTCTTTTTTTACTTGAGGATAAAGAGCCCTGTGAAGGATGCATATGGCCTCTGGATTACTGCTGTTATTTGTGAAATCTGGTTGGCCGTATCATGGGTTCTAGACCAGTTGCCCAAGTGGTCTCCCATGAATCGCCAGACTTACCTCCAAAGATTATCTAGCAG GTATGAGAAAGAGGGCGGAGAGTACTCTGCGCTAGCAAGCGTGGATGTTTTTGTGAGCACGGAGGATCCAATAAGCGAGCCGCCAATGATGACTGCAAATGCTATTTTATCTGTGCTTGCTGTGGATTACCCTGCCGAAAAAGTTTCGTGCTATCTGTCGGACGATGGCTCGGCCATGGTTACGTTCGAGTGTTTGTCTGAGACTGCGGAATTTGCAAGGCGGTGGGTTCCCTTCTGCAAGGAATTCAACATCGAACCCAGAGCTCCTGAAGCTTATTTTTCCCAAAAGATTGATTATCTTAAAGAGAAGGTCAGACCTTCCTTTGTGAAAAAGCGCCGGGAAATGAAA AGAGAATATGACGAATTCAAAATTAGAATGAATGCTTTGGTGAGCAAACGACAGAAGACCCCAGAGGATGGGTGGATGATGCAGGATGGTAGGCCTTGGCCCGGGAACAATCCTCGCGACCACCCAGCAATGATTCAG GTATTTTTAGGCCGCACTGGGGCTCTTGACATCACAGGACATGAACTCCCTCTGTTAGTTTACGTCTCTCGTGAGAAAAAGCCTAGTTTCCATCACCATGACAGACCCGGTGCCATGAATTCTCTG GTTCGAGTCTCGGGAGTGCTAACCAACTCTCCCTACATCTTGAATATGGACTGTATGCAATACATAAACAACAGTCAAGTCTTGCGAGAGGCAATGTGCTTTATGATGGACGCCCCAGTTGGCCAAAACGTTTCTTACGTGCAGTTTCCTCTCAGATTTCATGCTTTCGACAAGCAATGGAACAAATATGTTAATCACAACACCGTTTATTATGAT ATAACATTGAAGGGGCTAGATGGTATTCAGGGGCCAATGTACTTAGGCACAGCATGTGTTTTCAGGAGGCAATCTCTCTATGGTTACGCCCCTCCCCTAATCAGCCAAAAATCTTCCCAATCATGGCGGCCCTGGTTGTTTGGCAGATCAAAGGACACTGATAGAGAAAGCCCAGATACCATCAGCAATGAAATGCTCACAGACACTGAAA GTTTTTACCAATACGAATCAGAGACTGCACAGCTGTTAggtccctttcaaaatttggaagcaTCTTTGGGGCAATCTCCAGTCTTCATCGCTTCAACTTTAATGGACGATGGTGGTCTTCCGGACACTACAGACCCTTCTTCGCTCATCAGAGAAGCCATCCATGTTATTACCTGTACATATGAAGAGAAAACCCAATGGGGAAAAGAG ATCGGTTGGATATACGGCTCTGTCACAGACAATGTCCTCACAGGAATGAAGATGCACGCCCGTGGCTGGCAATCCATATATTGTGTTCCTTCAAG GCCTGCATTCAAAGAAAATGGTGCTATGAATTTAGCAGACAGCCTGAGGCAACTGCTCCATTGGGCACATGGCTCCATGGAAATTCTTCTCAGCAAACGCTGCCCACTGTGGTACAGATTGAGATCTGGGCAACTTAATTGGCTTCAAAGAGTCGCCTACATCAACACAGTAGTTTACCCATTGGCTTCAATTCCACTCATCACCTACTGCTTTCTTCCTGCTGTTTGTCTCCTGACAGGAAAATTCATATTTCCACTG CTAGACGAATTTGGACTCATTTGGATCGTAGGTGTCCTTATCTCCATGGTGGCCTGTGTGTTCCTGGAGCTCAAATGGAGCCATGTGGAGATTGAAGACTGGTGGAGGTACCAACAGTTTTGGGTGATTGGAGGCACCTCTGCTCACTTTTTTGCAATATTCCAAGGCCTGCTAAAAGTATTAACAGGCATGCAGTTTACTGCCATATCTACTGCTCATCCAAAACCCAAGTCAAAAAAATTAGATGAGGCAGATGATCTCAAGGAACTCTATGTATTTGAATGGACTAATCTTCTTATCATTCCAACCACACTGGTGATAGTCAACCTTTTAGCTGTTGTAGCTGGAATTTCAGCCACATTTAACAGTGGATATGGTGAATGGGGATTCTTGTTTAAGAAGCTCTGCTTTGCATTCTGGGTTGTAGTACACTTGTACCCATTTCTGAGAGGCCTTTTGGGAAGACAGAATCGAACTCCTACTATAGTTATACTTTGGTCTGTTCTTCTGGCTTCTATTTTCTCGCTTTTGTGGATTAGGGTCGATCCATTTCTTAACAAGAAGGATGTTTCTCCTTTTCAACGATGTACTTTTGACTGCTCTTGA